The following proteins come from a genomic window of Tepidiforma thermophila:
- the rpsE gene encoding 30S ribosomal protein S5 encodes MSDNRPERYEQPGPEELSEKVIYINRVAKVVKGGRRFSFSALVVVGDGRGSVGVGLGKANEVPEAIRKGSAQARRNMVRIPMKGGTISHPVWVRFKAAKVMLKPASHGTGVIAGGAVRSIMEAAGVTDVLAKTFGSRNPINVAQATIRGLATLQDTDGARERRLAIARGEQ; translated from the coding sequence ATGTCCGACAATCGCCCGGAACGATACGAACAGCCCGGCCCGGAGGAGCTCTCCGAGAAGGTCATCTACATCAACCGCGTCGCCAAGGTCGTCAAGGGCGGCCGCCGGTTCAGCTTCTCCGCCCTCGTCGTCGTCGGCGATGGCCGCGGCTCCGTCGGCGTCGGCCTCGGCAAGGCGAATGAGGTCCCCGAAGCCATCCGCAAAGGCTCCGCCCAGGCCCGCCGCAACATGGTCCGCATCCCCATGAAGGGCGGCACCATCAGCCACCCCGTCTGGGTCCGCTTCAAGGCCGCCAAGGTCATGCTGAAGCCCGCCAGCCACGGTACCGGCGTCATCGCCGGCGGCGCCGTCCGCTCCATTATGGAAGCCGCCGGCGTCACCGACGTCCTGGCCAAGACCTTCGGCTCCCGCAACCCGATCAACGTCGCGCAGGCCACCATCCGCGGCCTCGCCACCCTGCAGGACACCGATGGCGCCCGCGAACGCCGCCTCGCCATCGCCCGTGGAGAACAGTGA
- the rplO gene encoding 50S ribosomal protein L15: MFGAHNLRPPRGATHAKKRVGRGNSSGHGTYAGRGLKGQRSRSGKKLAYDAFEGGQFPFSRKFHVLRGFNNKWRVPFQPVNLEALERFDDGATVTPETLKAAGILKHLREPVKILGRGELTRKLNVAAHAFSATAKARIEAAGGTATVIAAAPESAEKGS; encoded by the coding sequence ATGTTCGGTGCCCACAATCTCCGCCCCCCGCGCGGCGCCACCCACGCCAAAAAACGGGTCGGCCGCGGCAACTCCAGCGGCCACGGCACCTACGCCGGCCGCGGCCTCAAAGGCCAGCGCTCCCGCTCCGGCAAAAAGCTCGCCTACGACGCGTTCGAAGGCGGCCAGTTCCCCTTCTCGCGCAAGTTCCATGTCCTGCGCGGCTTCAACAACAAGTGGCGCGTGCCCTTCCAGCCCGTCAATCTCGAAGCCCTTGAGCGCTTCGACGACGGCGCCACCGTCACCCCCGAGACCCTCAAGGCCGCCGGCATCCTCAAACACCTCCGCGAACCGGTGAAGATCCTCGGCCGCGGCGAGCTCACCCGGAAGCTCAACGTCGCCGCTCACGCCTTCAGCGCCACTGCGAAGGCCCGCATCGAAGCGGCCGGCGGCACCGCCACCGTGATCGCCGCAGCACCGGAATCCGCCGAGAAGGGAAGCTGA
- the rplF gene encoding 50S ribosomal protein L6: MSRIGRQPVPIPPNVTVTIDEHNRVVVKGPKGELSRQFPPAISFRREDGVITVHRPDDEGDSRALHGLSRTLLANMITGVTTGFTKVLEVQGVGYRAQLQGSALQLALGFSHPVIVNPPEGIKFSVDGPRITVEGIDKEQVGQVAANIRKIRPPEPYKGKGIRYLGERVRRKAGKSGKVGKK; the protein is encoded by the coding sequence ATGTCACGTATCGGCCGACAACCCGTTCCCATCCCGCCCAACGTCACGGTCACCATCGACGAACACAACCGCGTCGTCGTCAAAGGGCCGAAAGGCGAACTCTCCCGCCAGTTCCCGCCCGCCATCTCCTTCCGCCGGGAAGACGGCGTCATCACCGTCCACCGGCCCGACGACGAAGGCGATTCGCGCGCCCTCCATGGCCTCTCCCGCACGCTCCTCGCCAACATGATCACCGGCGTGACCACCGGGTTCACCAAGGTCCTCGAGGTGCAGGGCGTCGGCTACCGCGCCCAGCTCCAGGGCTCGGCCCTCCAGCTCGCCCTCGGCTTCTCCCACCCGGTCATCGTCAACCCGCCTGAGGGCATCAAGTTCAGCGTCGATGGCCCCCGCATCACCGTCGAAGGCATCGATAAAGAGCAGGTCGGCCAGGTCGCAGCCAACATCCGCAAAATCCGCCCGCCCGAGCCCTACAAGGGCAAGGGCATCCGCTACCTCGGCGAACGCGTCCGGCGCAAGGCCGGCAAGTCCGGGAAGGTTGGCAAGAAATGA
- the rpmC gene encoding 50S ribosomal protein L29 yields the protein MAKKAQDYRQLDDARLDHEINEAYRALFTLRFQHASRQLENYRALREARRTIARLRTIKRERQLAALAEQEKAHG from the coding sequence ATGGCCAAGAAAGCCCAGGACTACCGTCAGCTCGACGATGCCCGGCTCGACCACGAAATCAACGAGGCCTACCGGGCACTCTTCACCCTCCGCTTCCAGCACGCCTCCCGGCAGCTGGAAAACTACCGGGCCCTGCGCGAAGCACGCCGCACCATCGCCCGGCTCCGCACCATCAAGCGCGAACGCCAGCTCGCGGCGCTCGCCGAACAGGAGAAGGCCCATGGGTAG
- the rpsN gene encoding 30S ribosomal protein S14, with the protein MASKGIVNRDLRRRELYEKYAGKRIALKAELKKAWGDPKRVAEIYAELRKLPLNSSPTRLHNRCLVTGRPRAYIRKFGLSRITMREYAHRGLLPGVTKSSW; encoded by the coding sequence ATGGCATCAAAAGGCATCGTCAACCGCGACCTCCGCCGCCGCGAACTCTACGAGAAGTACGCCGGCAAGCGCATCGCCCTCAAAGCCGAACTGAAGAAGGCCTGGGGCGACCCGAAGCGCGTCGCCGAAATCTACGCCGAACTGCGCAAGCTGCCCCTCAACAGCAGCCCCACCCGGCTCCATAACCGCTGCCTCGTCACCGGCCGCCCGCGGGCCTACATCCGTAAGTTCGGCCTCTCGCGCATCACCATGCGCGAATACGCCCACCGGGGCCTCCTCCCCGGAGTCACCAAGTCCAGCTGGTAA
- the rplB gene encoding 50S ribosomal protein L2, with product MPIKQYKPTSPGRRNATGDTFADITKDRPEKSLVVSLRKKSAGRNNQGRITVRHRGGGHRRLYRIIDWKRDKHGIPARVVAIEYDPNRTARIALLQYADGEKRYILAPNGLTVGATLVSGPEAEVRVGNALPLANMPTGTQIHNIELTPGKGGQLVRSAGAAAQLMAKEGEYALVRLPSGEMRRVRIECMATVGQVGNLEHSLIKLGKAGRSRHRGRRPEVRGAVMNPRDHPHGGGEGRAPVGMPGPKTPWGKPALGYRTRNNKRTDKYIVRRRS from the coding sequence ATGCCCATTAAGCAGTACAAGCCCACGTCCCCCGGCCGCCGCAACGCTACCGGCGACACCTTCGCCGATATCACCAAAGACCGCCCGGAGAAATCGCTCGTCGTCTCCCTCCGGAAGAAGTCGGCCGGCCGCAACAACCAGGGCCGCATCACCGTCCGCCACCGCGGCGGCGGCCACCGCCGGCTCTACCGCATCATCGACTGGAAGCGCGACAAGCACGGCATCCCGGCCCGGGTCGTCGCCATCGAGTACGACCCGAACCGCACCGCCCGCATCGCCCTCCTCCAGTACGCCGACGGCGAAAAGCGGTACATCCTCGCGCCCAACGGCCTCACCGTCGGCGCCACGCTCGTCAGCGGCCCCGAGGCCGAGGTCCGCGTGGGCAACGCCCTGCCCCTCGCCAACATGCCGACCGGCACCCAGATTCACAACATCGAACTCACCCCCGGCAAAGGCGGCCAGCTTGTCCGCAGCGCCGGCGCTGCTGCCCAGCTCATGGCCAAGGAAGGCGAGTACGCCCTGGTCCGCCTGCCCAGCGGCGAAATGCGGCGCGTCCGCATCGAATGCATGGCCACCGTCGGCCAGGTCGGCAACCTCGAGCACTCCCTCATCAAGCTCGGTAAAGCCGGCCGCAGCCGTCACCGCGGCCGCCGGCCCGAAGTCCGCGGCGCCGTCATGAACCCGCGCGACCACCCGCACGGCGGCGGCGAAGGCCGCGCGCCCGTCGGCATGCCCGGGCCCAAAACCCCGTGGGGCAAGCCGGCCCTCGGCTACCGCACCCGCAACAACAAGCGCACCGATAAGTACATCGTGCGGCGCAGGTCGTAG
- the rplE gene encoding 50S ribosomal protein L5 produces the protein MPPRLKEKYQKEVAPALQQQFGYRNVMQIPRITKVAVNVGLGEALQDANALDRTAEQIMAITGQKPIITRAKRSIANFRLRAGNPIGVAATLRGDRMYEFLDRLIAAALPRIRDFQGLNPNAFDGRGNYSLGLREQLIFPEVDYDRVDKVRGLQVTIVTTAKTDEEGRRLLELLGMPFRKN, from the coding sequence ATGCCGCCCCGCCTGAAAGAGAAGTACCAAAAGGAAGTTGCCCCCGCACTGCAGCAGCAGTTCGGGTACCGCAACGTCATGCAGATCCCCCGCATCACCAAGGTCGCCGTCAACGTCGGCCTCGGCGAAGCGCTGCAGGACGCCAACGCGCTTGACCGGACTGCCGAGCAGATCATGGCCATCACCGGCCAGAAGCCGATCATCACCCGCGCCAAGCGCTCCATCGCCAACTTCCGCCTCCGCGCAGGCAACCCCATCGGCGTCGCCGCCACCCTCCGCGGCGACCGCATGTACGAGTTCCTCGACCGCCTCATCGCCGCCGCCCTGCCGCGCATCCGCGACTTCCAGGGTCTTAACCCCAACGCCTTCGACGGCCGCGGCAACTACAGCCTCGGCCTGCGCGAACAGCTCATCTTCCCGGAGGTCGATTACGACCGCGTCGATAAGGTCCGCGGCCTCCAGGTCACCATCGTTACCACCGCCAAAACCGACGAAGAAGGGCGCCGCCTCCTCGAACTCCTCGGCATGCCCTTCCGCAAGAACTAG
- the rplP gene encoding 50S ribosomal protein L16 has translation MLQPRRVKHRKQHRGRMDGSAQAGNYVAFGEWGLQAQGAAWIDARHIESARRAITHEMKRGGKVWIRIFPDKPVTAKPAETRMGSGKGAPDRWVAVVKPNRIMFEVAGVPEPVAKEALRLAAHKLPVPTKIVRREEAVI, from the coding sequence ATGCTGCAGCCACGACGCGTCAAGCACCGCAAGCAGCACCGCGGCCGCATGGATGGCTCCGCCCAGGCCGGCAACTACGTCGCCTTCGGCGAATGGGGCCTCCAGGCCCAGGGCGCTGCCTGGATCGATGCCCGCCACATCGAATCCGCCCGCCGCGCCATCACCCACGAAATGAAGCGCGGCGGCAAGGTCTGGATCCGCATCTTCCCCGATAAGCCAGTGACGGCGAAACCCGCCGAAACCCGCATGGGCTCCGGCAAGGGCGCACCCGACCGCTGGGTCGCCGTCGTCAAGCCCAACCGCATCATGTTCGAAGTCGCCGGGGTGCCCGAGCCCGTGGCCAAGGAGGCCCTCCGCCTCGCAGCCCACAAGCTCCCCGTGCCGACCAAAATCGTCCGACGCGAAGAGGCGGTGATCTGA
- the rplV gene encoding 50S ribosomal protein L22, whose protein sequence is MEVRAVTRGMPASPRKVRLILERLPGLSVDQALALLRYVPSPHARTISKTVLSAAANAENNYNLDVDELYIKRAYADEGRTLKRFRPRSRGRVSPILKRSSHITIILDQREA, encoded by the coding sequence ATGGAAGTCCGAGCCGTTACCCGCGGCATGCCCGCATCCCCCCGCAAGGTGCGCCTCATCCTCGAACGCCTGCCCGGCCTCTCCGTCGACCAGGCCCTGGCGCTCCTCCGCTACGTGCCCTCTCCCCACGCCCGAACCATCTCGAAGACGGTGCTCTCCGCCGCCGCCAACGCAGAGAACAACTACAACCTCGATGTGGACGAGCTCTACATCAAGCGCGCCTACGCCGATGAGGGCCGTACCCTCAAGCGCTTCCGGCCGCGCTCCCGGGGCCGCGTCAGCCCCATCCTCAAGCGCTCCAGCCACATCACCATCATCCTCGACCAGAGGGAGGCCTAG
- the rpsQ gene encoding 30S ribosomal protein S17, with protein MGSQRVLQGTVVSNKMQKTVVVAVERKKTHRLYHKVVTVTGRYKAHDENNECRLGDIVRIQECRPLSKEKRWRVIEIVSRGDVAEVAPEAIGRDIEVTTQVAPKSEVSA; from the coding sequence ATGGGTAGCCAGCGCGTCCTCCAGGGCACCGTCGTTTCCAACAAAATGCAAAAAACCGTCGTCGTCGCCGTCGAACGGAAGAAGACCCACCGTCTCTACCACAAGGTCGTCACCGTCACCGGCCGCTACAAAGCCCACGACGAAAACAACGAGTGCCGCCTCGGCGATATCGTCCGCATCCAGGAATGCCGCCCGCTCTCGAAAGAAAAGCGCTGGCGCGTCATCGAAATCGTCAGCCGCGGCGACGTCGCCGAAGTCGCGCCCGAAGCCATCGGCCGCGATATCGAGGTGACCACCCAGGTCGCACCCAAGTCGGAGGTGAGCGCGTGA
- the rpmD gene encoding 50S ribosomal protein L30 codes for MPRLTVTWRKSAIGYNKEQKDTIRKLGLRRLQQSVEVEDTPAIRGMIAKVSHLVDVKEGGA; via the coding sequence ATGCCTCGCCTCACCGTCACTTGGCGCAAGAGCGCCATCGGCTACAACAAGGAACAGAAAGACACCATCCGCAAGCTCGGCCTCCGCCGCCTCCAGCAGTCGGTCGAGGTCGAAGACACCCCCGCCATTCGCGGCATGATCGCCAAGGTCAGCCACCTCGTCGACGTTAAAGAAGGAGGCGCCTGA
- the rpsC gene encoding 30S ribosomal protein S3 gives MGQKVHPHGFRLGILYDWESKWFADRDYTQKLHQDIDLRNFVLRELRDAAISRIEIDRNANLTTITIHTAKPGIVIGRGGAKVEELRNTLERYTGGRVRVNIQEIRVPELDAYLVARSVADQLERRVAFRRAIKQAVQRTMQRGARGCRITISGRLGGAEMSRRETETQGRVPRHTLRADIDYGLAEALTTFGTIGVKVWIYKGDVLPQRAERPAEEPAPEPALVAPRAAEPDGPAHTAISMEQQAAVRESTEGAN, from the coding sequence ATGGGCCAGAAAGTCCACCCCCACGGCTTCCGCCTCGGCATCCTCTACGACTGGGAATCAAAGTGGTTCGCCGACCGCGACTACACCCAGAAGCTCCACCAGGACATCGACCTCCGCAACTTCGTCCTGCGTGAGCTGCGCGATGCCGCCATCAGCCGCATCGAAATCGACCGGAACGCGAACCTCACCACCATCACCATCCATACCGCCAAGCCCGGCATCGTCATCGGCCGCGGCGGCGCAAAGGTCGAGGAGCTCCGCAACACGCTCGAGCGCTACACCGGCGGACGCGTCCGCGTGAACATCCAGGAGATCCGCGTCCCCGAGCTCGATGCCTATCTCGTCGCCCGCTCCGTCGCCGACCAGCTCGAACGGCGCGTCGCCTTCCGGCGCGCCATCAAGCAGGCCGTCCAGCGCACCATGCAACGAGGCGCCCGCGGCTGCCGCATCACCATCTCCGGCCGGCTCGGCGGCGCCGAAATGTCCCGGCGCGAAACCGAAACCCAGGGTCGCGTCCCCCGCCATACCCTCCGCGCCGATATCGACTACGGCCTCGCCGAAGCCCTCACCACCTTCGGCACTATCGGCGTCAAGGTCTGGATCTACAAGGGCGATGTCCTCCCCCAGCGCGCCGAGCGCCCCGCCGAAGAGCCCGCCCCCGAGCCAGCGCTCGTTGCGCCCCGCGCTGCCGAACCCGACGGACCGGCCCACACCGCCATCTCCATGGAGCAGCAGGCCGCCGTCCGCGAATCCACCGAGGGGGCGAACTGA
- the secY gene encoding preprotein translocase subunit SecY, protein MSVQAAQRPRLLQAMVDAFRQEDVRRKLLFTLAMLVVFRFVAHVPLPNIDRDALEQAFEGNALLDFLSIFSGGALQNLSVAALGVYPYITASIIMQILQPLVPSLRALAEEGEQGRRRIQVITHWVAVPLAMVQGYGQILFINAQGADVVRDFGFQNDVLGTFATLFTLAAGTMFLVWLGELITEHGIGNGVSLIIFGGIVATLPSLIPRITTTSILTVLAFAAGALALIYLVVFFQEAQRRVPVQYARSAFRGGRMYRQQGQSHIPLRVNMAGMIPLIFAFSIMILPATIASYFVNSGGWVGSVANFFVDQFQGGRGGSGTGWYWLILFVLVVIFTFFYTMVQYQQQQIAKNLQRQGAFIPGIRPGPPTEAYLMRVVTRITWAGAFFLGFVAVIPFFVGLFTDVRALTISSTGFLIVVAVVLDTMKQLEAQLLMRNYEGFIR, encoded by the coding sequence ATGAGCGTCCAGGCAGCGCAGCGCCCCCGGCTCCTCCAGGCCATGGTCGACGCCTTCCGCCAGGAAGACGTCCGCCGGAAGCTGCTCTTCACGCTCGCCATGCTCGTCGTCTTCCGCTTCGTCGCGCACGTCCCGCTCCCCAACATCGACCGCGACGCCCTCGAGCAGGCCTTCGAAGGCAACGCCCTCCTCGACTTCCTCAGCATCTTCTCCGGCGGCGCCCTCCAAAACCTGAGCGTCGCGGCCCTCGGCGTCTACCCCTACATCACCGCCTCCATCATCATGCAGATCCTCCAGCCGCTCGTGCCCTCCCTCAGAGCCCTCGCGGAGGAAGGCGAACAGGGGCGCCGCCGCATCCAGGTCATCACCCACTGGGTCGCCGTCCCGCTCGCCATGGTCCAGGGTTACGGCCAGATCCTCTTCATCAACGCCCAGGGCGCCGATGTCGTCCGCGACTTCGGGTTCCAGAACGACGTTCTCGGCACCTTCGCCACGCTCTTCACCCTCGCCGCCGGCACCATGTTCCTCGTCTGGCTCGGCGAGCTGATCACCGAACACGGCATCGGCAACGGCGTCTCCCTCATCATCTTCGGCGGCATCGTCGCAACCCTGCCGTCCCTCATCCCCCGCATCACCACCACCTCCATCCTCACCGTCCTCGCCTTTGCCGCCGGCGCCCTCGCCCTCATCTACCTCGTCGTCTTCTTCCAGGAGGCCCAGCGCCGCGTGCCGGTCCAGTACGCCCGCTCCGCCTTCCGCGGCGGCCGCATGTATCGCCAGCAGGGCCAGAGCCACATCCCCCTGCGCGTCAACATGGCCGGCATGATCCCGCTCATCTTCGCCTTCTCCATCATGATTCTCCCGGCCACCATCGCCTCCTACTTCGTCAACTCCGGCGGGTGGGTCGGCTCCGTCGCGAACTTCTTCGTCGACCAGTTCCAGGGCGGCCGCGGCGGCTCCGGCACTGGCTGGTACTGGCTCATCCTCTTTGTGCTGGTCGTCATCTTCACCTTCTTCTACACCATGGTGCAGTACCAGCAGCAGCAAATCGCCAAGAACCTCCAGCGCCAGGGCGCCTTCATCCCCGGCATCCGCCCCGGCCCGCCCACCGAGGCCTACCTCATGCGCGTCGTCACCCGCATCACCTGGGCCGGCGCCTTCTTCCTCGGCTTCGTCGCTGTCATCCCCTTCTTCGTCGGCCTCTTCACCGACGTCCGCGCCCTCACCATCTCCTCCACGGGCTTCCTCATCGTCGTCGCTGTCGTCCTCGACACCATGAAACAGCTCGAGGCGCAGCTCCTCATGCGCAACTACGAGGGGTTCATTCGCTAA
- the rplN gene encoding 50S ribosomal protein L14, which translates to MIQQETRLKVADNSGARSLLCIRVLGGSKRRYARPGDVIVASVKSAQPHGNIKKGDVVKAVVVRVAKEYGRPDGSYIRFDDNAAVLLANDGENPRGTRIFGPVARELRDRNFMKIVSLAPEVL; encoded by the coding sequence GTGATCCAGCAGGAAACCCGCCTCAAAGTCGCCGATAACTCCGGGGCCCGCTCCCTGCTCTGCATCCGCGTCCTCGGCGGAAGCAAGCGGCGCTACGCCCGCCCCGGCGATGTCATCGTCGCCTCCGTCAAGTCGGCCCAGCCCCACGGCAACATCAAAAAGGGAGATGTCGTCAAGGCCGTCGTCGTCCGCGTCGCCAAGGAGTACGGCCGCCCCGATGGCTCCTACATCCGCTTCGACGACAACGCCGCCGTCCTCCTCGCCAACGACGGCGAAAACCCGCGCGGCACCCGCATCTTCGGGCCCGTCGCCCGCGAGCTGCGCGACCGCAACTTCATGAAAATCGTCTCCCTCGCGCCGGAGGTGCTCTAA
- the rplX gene encoding 50S ribosomal protein L24, whose translation MPAKIKKGDKVVVIAGKDRGKRGTVRQVITKHNRVIVEGVNIIKKHMRARQPGQASQIIEREAPIHISNVMLIDPNTDQPTRVTFRRREDGTLVRVGKRSGEDIE comes from the coding sequence ATGCCGGCCAAGATCAAAAAAGGCGATAAGGTCGTCGTCATCGCCGGCAAGGACCGCGGCAAACGCGGCACCGTGCGCCAGGTCATCACCAAGCACAACCGGGTGATCGTCGAAGGCGTCAACATCATCAAAAAGCACATGCGTGCCCGCCAGCCCGGCCAGGCCTCCCAGATCATCGAGCGCGAGGCGCCCATCCATATCAGCAACGTCATGCTCATCGACCCGAACACCGACCAGCCCACCCGCGTCACCTTCCGGCGGCGCGAAGACGGCACCCTCGTCCGGGTCGGCAAACGCAGCGGAGAGGACATCGAATAA
- the rpsH gene encoding 30S ribosomal protein S8, whose amino-acid sequence MTVSDPIADMLTRIRNANAARHDVVNIPASKMKIAIAKVLKEEGFIRDYQVIEEPGKPQPNLRVELSYSGRKQPVLNGLQRVSRPGLRVYVQRREIPRVYGGLGIAILSTPKGVMSGQEARRQEVGGELLCYVW is encoded by the coding sequence ATGACCGTTAGTGACCCCATTGCTGACATGCTCACGCGCATCCGCAACGCCAACGCCGCGCGGCACGACGTCGTGAACATCCCGGCCTCCAAGATGAAAATCGCGATCGCGAAGGTCCTCAAAGAAGAGGGCTTCATCCGCGACTACCAGGTCATCGAGGAGCCGGGCAAACCCCAGCCCAACCTCCGCGTCGAGCTCAGCTACAGCGGCCGCAAACAGCCCGTCCTCAACGGTCTGCAGCGCGTCTCCAGGCCGGGACTCCGCGTCTACGTCCAGCGTCGCGAAATCCCGCGCGTCTACGGCGGCCTCGGCATCGCCATCCTCTCCACGCCCAAGGGCGTGATGTCCGGGCAGGAAGCCCGCCGCCAGGAAGTCGGCGGCGAGCTTCTCTGCTACGTCTGGTAA
- the rplR gene encoding 50S ribosomal protein L18 codes for MSTTTSVLARKRRHLRVRKKVFGTPQRPRLNVFRSAQHIYAQVIDDTTGHTLAAASDLEPAIAEQAKGKTKTERAALVGAAVAERARAKGIQTVVFDRGGFLYHGRVRALAEAAREAGLGF; via the coding sequence ATGAGCACCACCACCAGCGTCCTCGCACGCAAGCGCCGCCACCTGCGCGTCCGCAAGAAAGTCTTTGGCACCCCCCAGCGGCCGCGCCTCAACGTCTTCCGCAGCGCCCAGCACATCTACGCCCAGGTCATCGACGACACCACCGGGCACACCCTCGCTGCCGCCAGCGACCTCGAGCCTGCCATCGCTGAGCAGGCCAAGGGCAAGACCAAGACCGAGCGCGCCGCGCTCGTCGGCGCCGCCGTCGCCGAGCGCGCCCGCGCGAAGGGCATCCAGACCGTCGTGTTCGACCGCGGCGGCTTCCTCTATCACGGACGCGTCCGCGCGCTTGCCGAAGCCGCGCGCGAAGCGGGATTGGGGTTCTAA
- the rplD gene encoding 50S ribosomal protein L4, translating to MKLPVFDTAGNRIREIDAADEVFGIEPNGAVLHQAYVAQMANRRAGLANTKRRGEVAGSTIKIRRQKGLGRSRQGSIRAPHHVGGGSAHGPKPHSFAKQLPRTMKRLALRSALSNHAQNGSLLVVDGLAAPDGKTRTVQAILDALKVDRRAIVVSGEHNPELTRAARNIENVKALPAQYLNVVDLLNAHHVVMSEDAVRKCETLWGGVNIKPQRGRTREAV from the coding sequence ATGAAGCTTCCGGTCTTCGATACCGCAGGCAACCGCATCCGCGAGATCGACGCCGCCGATGAGGTGTTCGGCATCGAACCCAACGGCGCTGTCCTCCACCAGGCCTACGTCGCCCAGATGGCCAACCGCCGCGCCGGCCTCGCCAACACCAAGCGCCGCGGCGAAGTCGCCGGCTCCACCATCAAGATCCGGCGCCAGAAGGGCCTCGGCCGCTCCCGCCAGGGCTCCATCCGCGCCCCGCACCACGTGGGCGGCGGATCGGCCCACGGCCCCAAGCCGCACAGCTTCGCAAAGCAGCTCCCCCGCACCATGAAGCGGCTCGCCCTGCGCTCCGCCCTCAGCAACCACGCGCAGAACGGCAGCCTGCTCGTCGTCGATGGCCTCGCCGCCCCCGATGGCAAGACCCGCACCGTCCAGGCAATCCTCGATGCCCTTAAGGTCGACCGCCGGGCCATCGTCGTCAGCGGCGAGCACAACCCCGAACTCACCCGCGCCGCCCGCAACATCGAAAACGTCAAGGCGCTGCCCGCGCAGTACCTCAACGTCGTCGACCTCCTCAACGCCCACCACGTGGTCATGAGCGAAGACGCCGTGCGCAAGTGCGAAACGCTCTGGGGCGGCGTCAACATCAAACCGCAGCGCGGCCGCACCCGGGAGGCAGTCTGA
- the rplW gene encoding 50S ribosomal protein L23, translating into MPSELHPYAVLIRPIITEKSTILAGQDKYVFEVDPRANKAQIKEAVQLAFNVRVADVNTINMKGKPRRFGRRVVHRPNWKKAIVTLVPGDKIELFEGV; encoded by the coding sequence ATGCCGAGCGAACTCCACCCCTACGCCGTCCTCATCCGGCCGATCATCACCGAAAAGTCCACCATCCTGGCCGGCCAGGATAAGTACGTCTTCGAAGTCGACCCGCGGGCCAACAAGGCCCAGATCAAAGAGGCCGTCCAGCTCGCCTTCAACGTCCGTGTTGCCGACGTCAACACCATCAACATGAAGGGCAAGCCGCGCCGCTTCGGTCGCCGCGTCGTCCATCGGCCGAACTGGAAAAAGGCGATCGTCACGCTCGTCCCGGGCGACAAAATCGAACTCTTCGAGGGGGTCTAG
- the rpsS gene encoding 30S ribosomal protein S19 produces the protein MSRSTKKGPFVHPKLEKKVMAMRNAQNRTVIKTWSRASTILPEMIGLTIAVHDGRRHVPVFITENMVGHRLGEFAPTRTFRGHVAKSDKQSKVRR, from the coding sequence ATGTCCCGTTCGACCAAAAAAGGCCCGTTTGTCCATCCCAAGCTCGAAAAGAAGGTGATGGCCATGCGGAACGCCCAGAACCGGACGGTCATCAAGACCTGGTCCCGGGCGTCCACCATCCTCCCGGAGATGATCGGGCTCACCATCGCCGTCCACGACGGCCGGCGTCACGTGCCCGTCTTCATCACCGAGAACATGGTCGGCCACCGGCTCGGCGAATTCGCGCCGACCCGCACCTTCCGCGGCCACGTCGCCAAGAGCGATAAGCAGAGCAAGGTGAGGCGGTAG